taaacatttttgttgttgtttttacttttgacaCCTTCCTTCCCCGTGCACACAAAACTCACACAGACTCACAACTCCAAGGAGCAATTTCGTGCAGAAAACACAACttgcccccaccaccacctccaaaGGCGATCCCTTCGGGGGTTGCAACCAATGTCAAAGATGTGACAGGATTCCCACAAGTTTCTTCCATGCAAGCTAATGTTAAAGAGGTGTTGTTGAATGGTCTACACAAAAACACACGCACAAACGCACACCTTGCTTAGTGACACAAGCTCAGACCTCAGTTTTGCTGGAAAATGGCACCTCAACCGTACCACGTTCAATGTGAATTGGAGTCTCCTGGGGttgaaaaaggagggaaggaggtccAAACCAGGCCAGGTGGCCACCTCCAGATGAACGGAGAAAGGCCACCACGAAGGAGAAACTCAAAGACTGGTGAGATTATGGACTTCTGGCTCCAAACATGGTTGGGTTCAAGAGGAAACCACAACCCACTTCAAGATTGGATCATGGAATTGTCTCCTACTCTGATTCACTTCTGTGACTCAAGGACCTCCTGCCATGGATGGTACAAGATGTTCCTCAGAATCCATTTGGGGTTTTCTGTTGGAAACATCTACCCTAAAGGACAGGATGAAGGCAGATTTGAAAGTCACGTTGCTAACAGTTGACAGTGGAACCAAGTTACTCAAGAGTGTTTGACCTCCTAGATTCCAACTGAACAAGAAGGTGGCCTACAGCCTCAGCAGACCACAGGTTCCTTCCCACGTGGAGTGTTCAAGATTAGTGACCACAAAATACACACACAAGGCTcagaagcacacacaggcagAAGCTTTAGGGTCTCAGCTGCTAAGGTCAGGTCCAAAACGGGGCCAATTAGCATGGTGACGCAAAGCAAGCTGGGTTCTCAAAGACAGCCTGGAACGCGGTCATGCCAACGAGGTTAGGTGCTCGTGCCAATGCAACCAACATGGAGCACGTTCTCACACACCAAGCTGGATGGAGGAGGCACGAAGAAGCTGGCAGGCCATAACCACAAGCACGCACACACACCTTTGTCTCGCCTGTGGAGAAGCGGGCCATCGGCTTTGGGGGGTCTTCTCCTGCCTTGGTCTGGAGCTCCATCCTTCAGGGAAGGGagagacggaggaggaggaggaaggcctcTTGACTTGGTAGGTCTCATGTAGCCTTTCATCGGTGGAGGAGCTTTGGCTCGGCCTGCTTTCTTGGTCTCAGCCAGTGGTCCGCGGTCATCATGATCAGTGACCGCCAGAGAAGTTGATGTTTGTGGTTCTCCAGCTTCCAATCTCATGTTCGGAACATCTTGCAGTTCTCCAAGTTGTCCTTTCTCCTCTTTGCTGGTTGGTTGGAGGAGAGGTTCTATCTTGGCCAGGTTCTTGTCGTCTGGTGCCAGATGATCGGAAGAGAGCCCACTTCCTCCCACTTCCTCCAGAAGGCCATCCTCCAGGACCTTATCTGTCCTTGTCTTGCTTCCTAAGCTGTCTAGACACTCAGAAGGCCTCACTTCATCTTCTTGTCTATCTTCTGCTAACACTCCTGGCTCTGAGGTTCCACCACTGAGAAGGACAGTTGTTAGAGTTTGAAGAGTTGACACTTCCTTCCTGGATCCCTTAAGAGTTTCGGTTTCCGTAGGGAGGTCACTGCCTTCAGCCACCAGCCCAGGAGCCATCTTTAGCTTCTCCACCACCATTTCTGGTGAACCAAGTTCTTGTCTTTTGTCTTCAAGGTCTGTTCCTCCCGTTTGCTTTTCCGTTTTGAAGAGATGGTCCGCTGGGGTCcgcttgttcttcttcttttccctgaTGTCGTCGCCGGCTTTCATGACGAGGGAAGCTTCCGCCTCTCGACCTTCAAGCTTGGCCAAGTTCTCCTGCAGGTCCTCCAGAATCTTCTCGTCCCCTGGCTTGGCGTCTTGTAGGAATTTGGGAAGAAAAAACTGCTCCTGGCTTGGCTCGTCGGCCAACTTGCTGAAGTGTTCTAAAAACGGACAGGTGGGACGAGTTTTGGCGACGGCTTCGTCAAGAGGTCCAGCTGGGTCAAAAACATTTGTGAGGTCCTCTTCCCAATGTAATTGACGTCCAGAAGGGAAACTCTTGATGTTCCTGTTTTCATCTACAATCTCAACTTCTCCTACGGAGAAGCTCAATCCACCAACCCCACGAGGTTCTTCACGGTTGACGTCTTCCTTAGTTAGTTGGGCAACTACAGGTTCTTGAGGGACAATCAAGGTCTTCTTACTTTTCTTCTCTCTACTCTTCTTTTCAGGTTTTGCAAGTGGGGTTTGAAGAACTGGAAGATCAGGGATCCCATCTTTTTTCTCACTGGAAGCTGTTGTTGCTTTGGTCTTCGTCTCTCTATCATCTTCTATGACTGTCCCGGTGTCCAACCTCCCCAGTGAATGGATAGATTGTTCCAAAGTAGGCATTTCCTCAACAAAGAGCTTGGCAGGAACCTGGCCTGTAGATTCTGGATGCTTGAGGAGATGTTCTGATGTCTCCTCCTTGATGCCATCAGAGGTGGGGACCTTCTCAATCTTAACTCTTTGGTGGTGTTCACCAGAAGGTTCTGCCTTCATCTCCAAGACCTTAGGAAATTGGAGACTTTGCCAGTCAGTCTCCTGTTTCTTAACTTCTTCCGGGACTTGAGGGAGGACAACATCTGGCTTGGGTGGACCTTTTCCAGCTTCATCTCGGCTAGCTTCCTGCCCCTTAGATAGTGTTTCTTTGGTTTTAGGGACCTCTGCAATTTTGGATTTCTCCTCCAAAGTGGACAGCTGTCcaaccttcttctcctcctttcctcctgtcATTTCCAGCGGTTTTTCAGCAGGGACTTGCACTTGGGCGGCACCTGGAAGGTCTAGCCCTTGATTCTTCTTCTCAGGAGACCCTTCGTTAACTAaatcatttttctttgaagagacaATCCCATCCAATGTCTTCTCCGGTGGTGGTTCTCCTGAGGGACCTTTGTGAGCCGTCTTGCTTTTCCCATCACTGCTTCTCTTCTTGGATTTGTTGGTGGCCCACATGAAGGTGGGATCTCCTCCAGGGGAGCTCGCCAAAGTGGGTCCCTTGTTTTGATTTGGCCCGCACGTTTCCTGGCCTTGGACTGTTAACTCTAGGAGAACCTGGCCTTCTGTCTGTTTTCCAGGGGCCTCCAGGATGAAGGGATATGCTGATGGAGGAAGGTCAACCTTTTGACCAGGTCCAGCTGGAGAACTTTCGATGTTTTCACTTAAGGTGATGGAAGGAGGACTTGGTTGCTTCACACCGTCTGTAGCACTGCCCAACTGCTGGCTGGTAGCTAAGACGGTAATCCCTTCTTTCGGTTCATCTGCTCTCTGTTGGGTTTGGTCAAACATCTCATGATCTTCCACAGTAGAGAAAAATGGTTGTCTAAAGGAGCTCCTCTCCTCCGCTCTTCTGCTCTTCCCCACGCTAGATCTCTTCTTCGGCTTCTCTCTCACTCCTGGAGAAGTGGAAAAattctcttctgggttccgggtTGCCCAACCGATTTCGCCCAGGCCCTCAACGTCTACCGCCGTTGAAGCTTTGCTCAAACCAACGTGTTCCTCCAGCTCTGGCACATGctttgctttcttgctttttccaTCACTGCCCCTCTTCTTGGGTTGGTCGTGTCTCAACTTGAGACTGGTCGGATGTTCTGGAGGGTGAACACCAAGTGGGTCTTCTGTTGGGTTGATGAAAAACACTGGGCCACCACCAAGGGTCTCAGCAGCAAACAAGGGTTGGGCTGGATCTGACTTGGTTTCCACCACGAATGGAGTTTTGTCAGAACTAAAATCAGATTTTTTGCCCAGTGGTCTTTCTTTGGGGATCTCTGAGACATCTCTGCTTTCTTCTGTGTCTTGATGAAGAGAAGAAGTCCCTTCTTGGATTGGCTCGGCCAGTTTTGGTTCAGCTGGAAGAGTCACATCTTCCTTGACCTCCCTGCCCTTCTTTAAGACCTTCTCAAGTTTCTTGGATGCCTCTACCAACTCTTCTTTCCTTTCAAGACTTGGAAACTCTGGAGCAACCTTCTCAAGGGTAACCATGGGGTCTAGAGCCTGGACCTCAATCTTCTGCCCCACGGCAGAGTGGGTCTTCAAAGTTGAGGCATCAATGTTTGAGTTCTTCGGAGTCAGATCCCCCAACTGCACCCTTTTCTCAAAGGGACTTACTTCTTCAGGACCAGGAGGAGAAGTTGGACTTGccttcttcttctgttcaacgtGGTGCTTCCGAAGCTCGTCAGAATGTTCTTTCTTTGGACTTTTGGGCCGCCACGCTGAGCTGTCATCCATGGCCAGTGTGGCTTGGCTCAATTCTCCTGGTTTGGGGTCCAACGAAAGTTTGGAAGGTTCTTCAATCTTCACAGGAGGAAGGTATGGAAGCTGTTGTCCTTCCAGTTGTTGtccttctttcatgagcttctcctttccAAGAACTTCTGGGGAGGCCCACAAAACCTCTTGAGGACTTTCCTGGAGAACCTTTGGATGTTCGTCAGCAGCCGGGGGGCTTCTTAACTTCTTCGAGTTGTCCTCCCACGTTTCCGCTCCCCGTGGCTGCTGCCCTTTCTTCTgctttgctttcttcttcttcttcttcaaggcaGCCGACGCCTCGAGGTCCCATCCCTCTTGCAACAGCTCCCTTGAACCTTCTCCAACTTCGAAAGCCTGGCCAGCTCCCTTCCTCGGAGATCTCTTGCTACGGGGAGAAGTTCCACCAGTGGAGCCAAAGTCGGCCACGAAAAAGGAGTTTCCACCTCTAGGGCTGTGACTCTTCAGGGTTGGAGAACCTGCAAGCTGATCTTCTGGAGCATCTGCCAGAGTCATCTGGACAGGTTTCGCTCTGCCAAACCTGCGGTGGTCACTGGGTTTGTGAGCATGTCTTATTTGGGCGGGAGATCCACCTGGAATACAGGAAGGTCACTGAAGGACAGAACCCACCACGAACCAAGAATCATGTTCCAAATGTTTACACCGCAGGCAACGTCTACTTAGACTGGATcattttgagggggggaggggtttaagCTTCGCTGATCCCTGCCTAGATGACAGGTCAAGGATCAGATTTTCTGAAGAGCTCTCACATCTAtctcaatcatcatcatcttcatttaacgatCCCATAATACCTTTTGGGGGTGGAGTctcggcaactgaatggagctagcagagtatttgaatggccggatgcccttcctgtctccaatgcggagttttgttcagcagatatattctcagtgtggcccaaagagagaaatatctgcctctacctaggatcgaactcacagcctcctgattgtaaggcaagagctccacctctaggccaccgctccATTCGATCCCATCTACCTCAATGAATAAGATAATATAAGGTTGATGTTATATGATTAATGTTGTATGGAATAAAACTGGAATTGAATCTGGATGTTTGGCTTCACATAACACGAAGCCCCCTCCCAGAAGGTAATAAGGAAAACTGGAGAAGATGTGTAGTGTCCCAGACAATCCTGCTGAAGCATCGCTTATATGTCTTGGATAGAAGGAAGCGAACTACCAATAATCTTTTCCACTGCCCTCACCACTCTCTCTACAGCCTTCCTGTCCGAAGCTGTAATGCTTCCCAACCACCCACCATCTCTTTTTaatgaccctataatcccttgcgggatggagtctgggcaactgaaatgGAACTGAGTATTTActgactggatgcccttcctggcaccaatgcagagttatattcagcagatattctCAAcgtacccagagagagaaatatctgcctctacctaggattgaacataGCCTtccgattgtgaggtgagagctccacctctaggccaccacaccactcaatGCTTCCCAaacactgtcctcaccactctctctaCAGTAGGGGTgtaaaacttgatttcattgaaagctgcatcagggctgtgtttgaccttggggggggcaggggcaggcaTGACCAGTTAGATGTCACTCATCGAGGCTCTGTTTTCACTTGCTacagcctcctgcagtcctctccaagtgaaaacggagcccaggcgggctgcatgtggcctccccgagctcagttttcactggcagaggcactgtgggctggtccttcactgtttccatggcggatccacaggccagatctaagcagccctAAGGCCAGATCAGGcctatgggccttgagtttgacacccctgctctacaacctTCCTGTCCGCAGctgtaatgcttccaaaccattgtcctcaccactctctctacagcaggggtgtcaacatCAAGGTCTGCGGGCCAGAACCGGCCTGCAATGTGGTCGGATCGGGCCTGCAGGGCCGTCTTGGTctacaatgcaaagaggaaacttgccagcagtttgggcagTGAGGTcaagctggccacccccacccagtcggccatgccCGCCTGGTCCCCCGAGGTCaatcacagccctgatgcagctctcaatgaaattgagattgacacccctgctctatagaaagtggtaaggagaGGGATGAATAGATCAAACAGAATAAACAGGTATTCTTAAGCATCGCTAACCCCACATTTTAGCTTTCAGTGGCTGCTTGTCCACTCTCCTATTATCTTGGGGATGATGGGCATTGTAATCCAATGGTGGTAGGTTTGAGGAAGGGCTGAACGTCTTCACTTTGTTAAAATGTTTTCCAGATCTGTCCCTTTAATCAGGATTTAAACCTTGAAATCTTCTACTTCAGAAGATCAGCATACTTGCAAGCTAAGATGTCTGAGACACAGCTAGAaatgagatagacagacaggagtagactggacaactgtttgtccaggatggtataaggtctcctgccttgggcaaggggttggacttggatctccgaggtcccttccagccgtaAGATTCTATGACTCTTCCTGCAAGAGTGGAAGTCTCAACTTAAGGGAAGAAATCTTTTTTCTGGACTTCCACACAATCTATTACTCAACCACAGAAGGTCATCGAAGTGTCTCTGAACATCTCAATCCCTTAGTGTTCAGAAGATGTATTTAAGGAGAACGAGGGACAACATACGGAAAGTCCGCTTTCTCGCAAGTGCAGGCCAATGTCGTTAACAGACCTTCCCAAAAGTGTTGATCTTAGTGTCTGGTTTAAATGGTTCTCAGGAACCCACAGAAATAGGAAGATCAAAACAAGGAACTGCGTGGGACACAGGTATCAGGGCAACTAAGGTAAgccatccagttttggtggacAACATTAGCAGAGGCAGGGAGAAAGCAGTGACGGAAGAAGATGTTGTAAGATCTACCTTCCAGAATAGAAGACCTGAGGTTCTTCAGCAACCAAGAGAAAGGCAAGTTGCAAGGGAGAAAAATTGCCggatggagaaggaagagaagatctTCAGAGAAGGTTCAGCTTCTACTTCTCCATAGATACTCACCCCCTTGTTCTGGAGGCAGCTTTCCTGCAGGTGGCTCTACAGGATGGGCAGGTATTTCCTTTTCCTTCGCCTTGACCAACTTGGACTCATCAACAAAGGACCTTGGAGAGTCCAGGTGGGGCTCCTCCCCAAGAACAGGTCCCATCGACTCTGctgaagacaaaaaccaggatcaTCACCACAAACCGAAGAAGTTTCTCCAATGACCAGAAGCATCGTGGTCCCGTGGACAAACTCAGGCTGGTCTTGCCCAAAAAGATGTTCTCCAAAAATGCTGGAAGAACCATCTCCAGAACTTCTGGGCTTCAAAGGATCCTTTCcaagaatttattttttctttttcttaagtttttttttaatttttccatttttaaaatacaaacattccatctttccttaagcAGTGTGTCGTCTGGTTACAACTATCTCTGTGCAACATCCTTCCACATTTGCAACCTCTCTAAGCTTAAAATTACAATACATTAAACAGTTAAACATTACAaaactcttcattttcttcttaatatCCTAATGATAGTACAACAATAACATTGAACATAGTTAATCTCATCATACGTATACCAACAGCTGTcatcttatttatatctctatcttaatatattttctatttttctttaatcTCCTTAATTTCCCaattccttttttattctctaaccattgataaaatacttcccatatcatataatattcagtttgttctctctccttaattgctagtgttaatatcttcatttctgcacattctagtatttccCTAAATCCCCTTCCCATCAGtgggaatctcttcacttttccaatgttgttaaatacaattctagctgtggTTAATATATGAATCATTAACTATGCATTCTCTTTATTATTAGTTTCAGGTAAGATCCCCagaagaaatatttctggttttaacgcAATATGCTGTTTTGTCATCTTTTCCAAACATGTCTTTATTTTTGTCTAATATTATTTTGCTTcttcacatgtccaccacatatgaaagTAAGATCCAGGTAACTGGCGGGACTTCCAATTAgccgatttatctttaaacatctttgccaaccaaggtgccatctataaaacatctcatACGAATTCtccttatatgcagttgacatcgtTAATTTATAATACCTGTCCCACAATTTCTACCAGTTATCTAATTCTATCGTATAACCAAGATCTACCTGTCAGATCAGAAGACCTGAGATTCTTCAGCAACCAAGAGAAAAGCAAGTTGCAATGGAGAAAAATTGCAggatggagaaggaaaagaagatctTCAGAGAAGGTTCAGCTTCTACTTCTCCATAGATACTCACCCCCTTGTTCTGGAGGCAGCTTTCCTGCAGGTGGCTCCACAGGATGGGCAGGTATTTCCTTTTCCTTCGCCTTGACCAACTTGGACTCATCAACAAAGGACCTTGGAGAGTCCACGTGGGGCTCCTCCCCAAGAACAGATCCCATCGACTCTGctgaagacaaaaaccaggatcaTCACCACAAACCGAAGAAGTTTCTCCAATGACCAGAAGCATCGTGGTCCCGTGGACAAACTCAGGCTGGTCTTGCCCAAAAAGATGTTCTCCAAAAATGCTGGAAGAACCATCTCCAGAACTTCTGGGCTTCAAAGGATCCTTTCcaagaatttattttttctttttcttaagtttttttttaatttttccatttttaaaatacaaacattccatctttccttaagcagtgtgtcgtctgggtacaacTATCTCTGTGCAACATCCTTCCACATTTGCAACCTCTCTAAGCTTAAAATTACAATACATTAAACAGTTAAACATTACAaaactcttcattttcttcttaatatCCTAATGATAGTACAACAATAACATTGAACATAGTTAATCTCATCATACGTATACCAACAGCTGTcatcttatttatatctctatcttaatatattttctatttttctttaatcTCCTTAATTTCCCaattccttttttattctctaaccattgataaaatacttcccatatcatataatattcagtttgttctctctccttaattgctagtgttaatatcttcatttctgcacattctagtatttccCTAAATCCCCTTCCCATCAGtgggaatctcttcacttttccaatgttgttaaatacaattctagctgtggTTAATATATGAATCATTAAATATGCATTCTCTTTATTATTAGTTTCAGGTAAGATCCccagcagaaatatttctggttttaacgcAATACGCTGTTTTGTCATCTTTTCCAAACATGTCTTTATTTTTGTCTAATACTATTTCGCTGcttcacatgtccaccacatatgaaagTAAGATCCAGGTAACTGGCGGGACTTCCAATTAgccgatttatctttaaacatctttgccaaccaaggtgccatctataaaacatctcatACGAATTCtccttatatgcagttgacatcgtTAATTTATAATACCTGTCCCACAATTTCTACCAGTTATCTAATTCTATCGTATAACCAAGATCTACCTGTCAGATCAGAAGACCTGAGATTCTTCAGCAACCAAGAGAAAAGCAAGTTGCAATGGAGAAAAATTGCCggatggagaaggaagagaagatctTCAGAGAAGGTTCAGCTTCTACTTCTCCATAGATACTCACCCCCTTGTTCTGGAGGCAGCTTTCCTGCAGGTGGCTCCACAGGGTGGGCAGGTATTTCCTTTTCCTTCGCCTTGACCAGCTTGGATTCATCAACAAAGGACCTTGGAGTGTCCACGTGGGGCTCCTCCCCAAGAACAGGTCCCATCGACTCTGctgaagacaaaaaccaggatcaTCACCACAAACCGAAGAAGTTTCTCCAATGACCAGAAGCATCGTGGTCCCGTGGACAAACTCAGGTTGGTCTTGCCCAAAAAGATGTTCTCCAAAGGTGCTGGAGGAACCATCTCCAGAACTTCTGGGCTTCAAAGGACCCTTTCcaagaatttctttttcttttcttttttattttttttttatttttccatttttaaaatatatacattccatctttccttaagcAGTGTGTAGTCTGGGTACAACTATCTCTGTGCAACA
Above is a window of Ahaetulla prasina isolate Xishuangbanna chromosome 4, ASM2864084v1, whole genome shotgun sequence DNA encoding:
- the LOC131198937 gene encoding titin-like isoform X20, with product MADMEQNLSLADALTEPPPQIEEEVKRDFMATLEAEKFDDVIGEKVGKTDYVPLLDDDDDPKAGNQEAKAKPRVESVPRERPTATGPAAVVENGDHGLEGSQKEPSGKIMEEQMSYKEFLDHNDVWPMDDSSHGFESQLRFKPMDVAEVFPTSREDVQSDLLLLPEDMMGFGQYFGALKGSHSPFGTTEFSEPPPLGFTHPTAAGFELLSFLNPAPNQSQAEVHQVPMEKLHPAEDAPCSGELTPPEAEQVMASSVPPAFEGAVPTMEELMGFEPSLDQGLLLQKGPQAGFLETSVSKELKSEDEDIIVLTAGSCPMLEKPEEGSQSLPSPKEKDGFLGQQPMEINLPAQKAEEAQPSLPFPAPEEERPCPDFNTEDLFQPTPTKPGEHLPHLAAESMGPVLGEEPHVDFPRSFVDESTLVKAKEIPAHPVEPPVGKLPPEQGAESMGPVLGEEPHVDTPRSFVDESKLVKAKEKEIPAHPVEPPAGKLPPEQGAESMGSVLGEEPHVDSPRSFVDESKLVKAKEKEIPAHPVEPPAGKLPPEQGAESMGPVLGEEPHLDSPRSFVDESKLVKAKEKEIPAHPVEPPAGKLPPEQGGGSPAQIRHAHKPSDHRRFGRAKPVQMTLADAPEDQLAGSPTLKSHSPRGGNSFFVADFGSTGGTSPRSKRSPRKGAGQAFEVGEGSRELLQEGWDLEASAALKKKKKKAKQKKGQQPRGAETWEDNSKKLRSPPAADEHPKVLQESPQEVLWASPEVLGKEKLMKEGQQLEGQQLPYLPPVKIEEPSKLSLDPKPGELSQATLAMDDSSAWRPKSPKKEHSDELRKHHVEQKKKASPTSPPGPEEVSPFEKRVQLGDLTPKNSNIDASTLKTHSAVGQKIEVQALDPMVTLEKVAPEFPSLERKEELVEASKKLEKVLKKGREVKEDVTLPAEPKLAEPIQEGTSSLHQDTEESRDVSEIPKERPLGKKSDFSSDKTPFVVETKSDPAQPLFAAETLGGGPVFFINPTEDPLGVHPPEHPTSLKLRHDQPKKRGSDGKSKKAKHVPELEEHVGLSKASTAVDVEGLGEIGWATRNPEENFSTSPGVREKPKKRSSVGKSRRAEERSSFRQPFFSTVEDHEMFDQTQQRADEPKEGITVLATSQQLGSATDGVKQPSPPSITLSENIESSPAGPGQKVDLPPSAYPFILEAPGKQTEGQVLLELTVQGQETCGPNQNKGPTLASSPGGDPTFMWATNKSKKRSSDGKSKTAHKGPSGEPPPEKTLDGIVSSKKNDLVNEGSPEKKNQGLDLPGAAQVQVPAEKPLEMTGGKEEKKVGQLSTLEEKSKIAEVPKTKETLSKGQEASRDEAGKGPPKPDVVLPQVPEEVKKQETDWQSLQFPKVLEMKAEPSGEHHQRVKIEKVPTSDGIKEETSEHLLKHPESTGQVPAKLFVEEMPTLEQSIHSLGRLDTGTVIEDDRETKTKATTASSEKKDGIPDLPVLQTPLAKPEKKSREKKSKKTLIVPQEPVVAQLTKEDVNREEPRGVGGLSFSVGEVEIVDENRNIKSFPSGRQLHWEEDLTNVFDPAGPLDEAVAKTRPTCPFLEHFSKLADEPSQEQFFLPKFLQDAKPGDEKILEDLQENLAKLEGREAEASLVMKAGDDIREKKKNKRTPADHLFKTEKQTGGTDLEDKRQELGSPEMVVEKLKMAPGLVAEGSDLPTETETLKGSRKEVSTLQTLTTVLLSGGTSEPGVLAEDRQEDEVRPSECLDSLGSKTRTDKVLEDGLLEEVGGSGLSSDHLAPDDKNLAKIEPLLQPTSKEEKGQLGELQDVPNMRLEAGEPQTSTSLAVTDHDDRGPLAETKKAGRAKAPPPMKGYMRPTKSRGLPPPPPSLPSLKDGAPDQGRRRPPKADGPLLHRRDKEVKASVEVPSSEDAAALPSKDLPPSPEKKTKATDVKIPEKKVPLSKSPSATSPRPTVKTTSATSKPPVAAGGTLPSPRTTAGLPLKKPSAIKTEIKAADAKKVPAKSSTAEPSRPKSAPASTTSSPAPLGPSAARPKAKPVGSKSPGMAGVTAEAKKPPSAPKALPKTSPVSKPSRPSTSISVPDLKNVRSKIGSTDNIKYQPGGGKAKIEKKSTMATRNSEPNAVSKTTPNKTTVSKEGLAKSPNGKVQILSKKANYSHVQSKCGSKDNIKHVPGGGNVQYLPKSASGNKTQPSTNPKPSRGCTNVQIQNKKIDLSKVSSKCGSKTNIKHKPGGGDVKIENQKLNFKEKAQAKVGSLDNVGHVPTGGTVKTEGGKEAAPENGAPPSGSSAPQENGAGPLAPAQGSGDQREIQCFDTHIQETSL
- the LOC131198937 gene encoding titin-like isoform X19; amino-acid sequence: MADMEQNLSLADALTEPPPQIEEEVKRDFMATLEAEKFDDVIGEKVGKTDYVPLLDDDDDPKAGNQEAKAKPRVESVPRERPTATGPAAVVENGDHGLEGSQKEPSGKIMEEQMSYKEFLDHNDVWPMDDSSHGFESQLRFKPMDVAEVFPTSREDVQSDLLLLPEDMMGFGQYFGALKGSHSPFGTTEFSEPPPLGFTHPTAAGFELLSFLNPAPNQSQAEVHQVPMEKLHPAEDAPCSGELTPPEAEQVMASSVPPAFEGAVPTMEELMGFEPSLDQGLLLQKGPQAGFLETSVSKELKSEDEDIIVLTAGSCPMLEKPEEGSQSLPSPKEKDGFLGQQPMEINLPAQKAEEAQPSLPFPAPEEERPCPDFNTEDLFQPTPTKPGEHLPHLAAESMGPVLGEEPHVDFPRSFVDESTLVKAKEIPAHPVEPPVGKLPPEQGAESMGPVLGEEPHVDTPRSFVDESKLVKAKEKEIPAHPVEPPAGKLPPEQGAESMGSVLGEEPHVDSPRSFVDESKLVKAKEKEIPAHPVEPPAGKLPPEQGAESMGPVLGEEPHLDSPRSFVDESKLVKAKEKEIPAHPVEPPAGKLPPEQGGGSPAQIRHAHKPSDHRRFGRAKPVQMTLADAPEDQLAGSPTLKSHSPRGGNSFFVADFGSTGGTSPRSKRSPRKGAGQAFEVGEGSRELLQEGWDLEASAALKKKKKKAKQKKGQQPRGAETWEDNSKKLRSPPAADEHPKVLQESPQEVLWASPEVLGKEKLMKEGQQLEGQQLPYLPPVKIEEPSKLSLDPKPGELSQATLAMDDSSAWRPKSPKKEHSDELRKHHVEQKKKASPTSPPGPEEVSPFEKRVQLGDLTPKNSNIDASTLKTHSAVGQKIEVQALDPMVTLEKVAPEFPSLERKEELVEASKKLEKVLKKGREVKEDVTLPAEPKLAEPIQEGTSSLHQDTEESRDVSEIPKERPLGKKSDFSSDKTPFVVETKSDPAQPLFAAETLGGGPVFFINPTEDPLGVHPPEHPTSLKLRHDQPKKRGSDGKSKKAKHVPELEEHVGLSKASTAVDVEGLGEIGWATRNPEENFSTSPGVREKPKKRSSVGKSRRAEERSSFRQPFFSTVEDHEMFDQTQQRADEPKEGITVLATSQQLGSATDGVKQPSPPSITLSENIESSPAGPGQKVDLPPSAYPFILEAPGKQTEGQVLLELTVQGQETCGPNQNKGPTLASSPGGDPTFMWATNKSKKRSSDGKSKTAHKGPSGEPPPEKTLDGIVSSKKNDLVNEGSPEKKNQGLDLPGAAQVQVPAEKPLEMTGGKEEKKVGQLSTLEEKSKIAEVPKTKETLSKGQEASRDEAGKGPPKPDVVLPQVPEEVKKQETDWQSLQFPKVLEMKAEPSGEHHQRVKIEKVPTSDGIKEETSEHLLKHPESTGQVPAKLFVEEMPTLEQSIHSLGRLDTGTVIEDDRETKTKATTASSEKKDGIPDLPVLQTPLAKPEKKSREKKSKKTLIVPQEPVVAQLTKEDVNREEPRGVGGLSFSVGEVEIVDENRNIKSFPSGRQLHWEEDLTNVFDPAGPLDEAVAKTRPTCPFLEHFSKLADEPSQEQFFLPKFLQDAKPGDEKILEDLQENLAKLEGREAEASLVMKAGDDIREKKKNKRTPADHLFKTEKQTGGTDLEDKRQELGSPEMVVEKLKMAPGLVAEGSDLPTETETLKGSRKEVSTLQTLTTVLLSGGTSEPGVLAEDRQEDEVRPSECLDSLGSKTRTDKVLEDGLLEEVGGSGLSSDHLAPDDKNLAKIEPLLQPTSKEEKGQLGELQDVPNMRLEAGEPQTSTSLAVTDHDDRGPLAETKKAGRAKAPPPMKGYMRPTKSRGLPPPPPSLPSLKDGAPDQGRRRPPKADGPLLHRRDKEEVKASVEVPSSEDAAALPSKDLPPSPEKKTKATDVKIPEKKVPLSKSPSATSPRPTVKTTSATSKPPVAAGGTLPSPRTTAGLPLKKPSAIKTEIKAADAKKVPAKSSTAEPSRPKSAPASTTSSPAPLGPSAARPKAKPVGSKSPGMAGVTAEAKKPPSAPKALPKTSPVSKPSRPSTSISVPDLKNVRSKIGSTDNIKYQPGGGKAKIEKKSTMATRNSEPNAVSKTTPNKTTVSKEGLAKSPNGKVQILSKKANYSHVQSKCGSKDNIKHVPGGGNVQYLPKSASGNKTQPSTNPKPSRGCTNVQIQNKKIDLSKVSSKCGSKTNIKHKPGGGDVKIENQKLNFKEKAQAKVGSLDNVGHVPTGGTVKTEGGKEAAPENGAPPSGSSAPQENGAGPLAPAQGSGDQREIQCFDTHIQETSL